In Nitratiruptor sp. YY09-18, a single window of DNA contains:
- the smpB gene encoding SsrA-binding protein SmpB, whose product MRVVATNKKAYHDFEILEKYEAGLALQGSEVKAIRAGRVNLKDSFVKFVKGEPYVFGMHISHLDSANPHFKPDEKRPRKLLLHKKEINKLLGKTSEKGYTVVPLRLYFNNKNLAKLEIALAKGKTLHDKRESLKKKIMDREAKIAMKNYS is encoded by the coding sequence ATGAGAGTTGTAGCAACAAATAAGAAAGCTTATCACGATTTTGAGATTTTAGAAAAGTATGAAGCTGGCCTGGCACTGCAGGGAAGTGAAGTCAAAGCGATTCGTGCAGGGCGAGTTAATCTCAAAGATAGTTTTGTCAAATTTGTCAAGGGTGAGCCCTATGTATTTGGCATGCATATTAGCCACCTAGATAGCGCAAATCCCCACTTCAAACCGGATGAGAAGCGCCCAAGAAAACTGCTCCTGCACAAAAAAGAGATCAACAAACTCCTTGGTAAAACATCTGAGAAAGGTTACACGGTAGTGCCTTTACGCCTCTATTTTAATAACAAAAATCTTGCGAAGCTCGAAATTGCACTAGCAAAAGGGAAAACTTTGCACGATAAACGTGAGAGCTTAAAGAAAAAGATCATGGATCGCGAAGCCAAGATAGCTATGAAAAATTATAGCTAA